A window of Trichoderma atroviride chromosome 3, complete sequence contains these coding sequences:
- a CDS encoding uncharacterized protein (EggNog:ENOG41~TransMembrane:2 (o542-560i572-592o)), whose translation MDNEEPLRRLNGRLQACDQCRARKVACDHAHPVCNRCIKRNQAGGCTYTIGSVLQPRRRAQQQKTRSSNNSLVQEASPTLSHRSGRSGSGSESTARNATANVNVNGTAKTNGSPSSGFFGFTSHAVVYEETKRSLSRLQGQGSDARLARPGARGRTTPRLSFSELPPIVRHMSIYALEALPGQSNEQIVFYEKDPEERRWSQLVLARITNSVLDLLKKNPDGSGPDLERVAEILCNNSAQPLRDMDDSQQWMDQYCGDNLRWESIGLIWGNLERLTDTLNSLRPCHVAWIPGKCDRELSRTHLSYCIDLARQFTDGNAILLDLIRRQTTFVSHLDGDAAASCWYSHGAAVSMLTFMGLHAQVGEIPHTPTLCSEHNRRIVAQIYNHDKFSVAFSGRPALLNRKYCMTPLPLDLRDEDLADEATLQKAAQELDERGWNKKGKMYPFTLIRARRMMASILEEVMELALGCTVCTTLDELRNIQVRQLETLAGFPACLIYDPQDLSDPNRDIENVYAKILIRLGHLQVMFFLERLLCINGSLEQGNLLVLSFEMLTLTLTLWTHKDQFAAMRRNFEWLLMAHAAPAGGILCLELLNPSFTGKHPKEERITRSSIIQNLSLLVGFLDWVRPSAPNGDLCMDCKVIIQRVLDHTLNGSLNGDSPWAALAYDFPEPLDFNFDLLDTFDWLHTDFQ comes from the exons ATGGACAACGAAGAGCCTCTACGCCGTCTAAACGGCCGTCTCCAAGCATGCGATCAGTGCAGGGCGCGAAAAGTCGCCTGTGATCACGCGCATCCCGTCTGCAACAGATGCATCAAGAGAAACCAAGCCGGCGGCTGCACCTACACGATTGGCTCGGTGCTTCAGCCACGAAGGCGcgcgcagcagcaaaagactAGGTCTTCCAATAATTCGTTGGTCCAGGAGGCTTCTCCAACATTAAGCCATCGGAGTGGAAGAAGCGGGAGTGGAAGCGAAAGCACAGCCAGAAACGCGACTGCGAATGTCAATGTGAACGGGACGGCCAAGACGAATGGATCGCCCAGCTCCGGATTCTTTGGCTTCACCAGCCATGCCGTCGTCTATGAGGAGACAAAACGAAGCCTGAGTCGCCTCCAGGGCCAAGGATCGGATGCACGCCTTGCACGGCCTGGTGCTCGCGGTCGAACGACCCCGAGGCTCTCTTTCAGCGAGCTCCCTCCTATAGTGCGTCATATGAGCATCTATGCTCTCGAGGCTCTACCAGGCCAATCCAATGAGCAGATTGTCTTTTACGAAAAGGATCCCGAGGAAAGGCGCTGGTCACAGCTCGTGCTGGCCCGCATCACGAATTCAGTCCTGGACTTGCTCAAGAAGAACCCCGATGGGTCTGGGCCTGACTTGGAGAGAGTTGCTGAAATCCTGTGCAACAACTCTGCTCAGCCCTTGCGAGATATGGATGACTCGCAGCAGTGGATGGACCAGTATTGTGGTGACAACCTTAGATGGGAGTCAATCGGCCTGATATGGGGAAATCTGGAGCGCCTAACAGACACTCTCAACTCTCTTCGGCCCTGTCACGTTGCATGGATTCCTGGCAAATGTGATAGGGAGCTATCCAGGACGCATCTCAGTTATTGCATTGATCTTGCGCGACAGTTCACCGATGGCAATGCTATACTACTGGACCTTATTCGACGACAAACGACCTTTGTGTCTCACctggatggcgatgctg CTGCATCGTGCTGGTACTCTCACGGCGCCGCTGTATCTATGCTTACCTTCATGGGCCTGCATGCCCAGGTGGGAGAGATTCCCCATACACCCACGCTCTGCTCTGAGCATAACCGGCGGATCGTTGCCCAAATCTACAACCACGACAAGTTCAGCGTCGCGTTCTCGGGACGGCCCGCGCTGCTTAATCGCAAATACTGCATGACGCCTCTGCCGCTGGATCTGCGGGATGAGGATCTTGCAGACGAGGCAACCTTGCAGAAAGCGGCTCAAGAGCTGGATGAGCGTGGCTGGAACAAAAAAGGTAAAATGTATCCATTTACGCTCATTCGAGCTCGTCGCATGATGGCATCCATTTTGGAAGAAGTGATGGAACTTGCCTTGGGATGTACCGTCTGCACTACGCTTGATGAACTGCG GAACATACAGGTCCGACAGCTAGAAACACTTGCTGGTTTTCCAGCCTGTCTCATATACGACCCACAAGATCTATCAGATCCAAATCGAGACATTGAAAATGTTTACGCCAAGATATTAATCCGTCTAGGCCATCTACAGGTCATGTTCTTCTTGGAGCGGCTTCTATGCATCAATGGCAGCTTGGAGCAAGGCAACTTGTTGGTCTTGAGCTTCGAAATGCTCACGCTGACACTTACCTTGTGGACACATAAAGACCAATTCGCAGCAATGCGGCGTAACTTTGAATGGCTT CTCATGGCCCATGCCGCACCAGCAGGCGGCATCCTCTGCCTGGAACTACTCAACCCAAGTTTTACTGGGAAACACCCCAAGGAAGAACGAATAACTCGCTCGAGCATCATACAGAATCTCAGTCTCTTGGTAGGTTTTCTTGACTGGGTGCGTCCATCGGCGCCAAATGGTGATTTATGCATGGACTGCAAAGTCATTATACAACGAGTGTTGGATCATACCTTGAACGGCAGCCTAAACGGCGACAGCCCGTGGGCAGCCCTAGCGTACGACTTCCCAGAGCCTTTAGATTTCAACTTTGACTTGCTGGATACCTTTGACTGGTTGCACACGGATTTTCAATAG
- a CDS encoding uncharacterized protein (TransMembrane:12 (i57-77o112-131i143-160o172-189i201-224o230-253i322-344o359-378i385-404o416-441i453-475o487-504i)), translating into MEKEKDVNTTLENVVSNIDHELTNAEATGKLASISEAMANSGTATEHRLGAWEAFKLYRKGAFWSMFISLSIIMRAYDIEISGNFFALPAFQKHFGVDYGPDHGGFQIPARWQVAMSMGSLVGQILGAYLVSYPMEMFGRKKTFAVCLVLTAILTFMQFFANTIGVLTASQYLSGIVWGGYCVIATTYASEVLPLSLRGFLTGYINLCYVMGQFIQTGITRGFINRPDQWAYRIPFAIQWAWPVVLLAGLPFAPESPWWLIRQNKMEKAEQSLKKLVQPDSGINTKDTLAMMVKTDLLERELEVGTTYADCWKGPNRRRMEICILLFVIQNFSGNPVGFATYFFEQIGLNNVQAFDMGVGLNGVGFVGTLLSAIPLIYLGRRPAYIFGLSFMVTILFIVALLSFAHDYTTKLSYRWAQATLLIILQFVWQATLGPLTYVVVCETPSTKLRAKTIAIATMIDAVTGLVTSVIGPYLLNPGAAGAGAKIEFLYGGISVFSLIWTIFRMPETKGRTYEELDIMFERNVPARKFATYKIEEEDIHV; encoded by the exons atggagaaggaaaaggacgtCAACACCACGCTCGAAAATGTCGTCAGCAACATCGACCATGAGCTGACCAACGCCGAGGCCACTGGCAAGCtggccagcatcagcgaggccatggccaacagCGGAACGGCCACGGAGCATCGACTTGGCGCCTGGGAGGCCTTCAAGCTATACCGCAAGGGAGCGTTTTGGTCCATGTTCATCTcgctcagcatcatcatgcgTGCCTACGACATCGAGATCAGCGGCAACTTCTTTGCGCTGCCGGCGTTCCAGAAGCACTTTGGCGTTGACTACGGCCCAGATCACGGGGGATTTCAGATTCCGGCGCGGTGGCAAGTTGCCATGAGCATGGGCAGCTTGGTCGGTCAAATCCTCGGAGCATACCTCGTCTCGTACCCCATGGAAATGTTTGGTCGCAAGAAGACATTTGCCGTCTGCCTTGTCCTGACTGCCATCTTGACCTTTATGCAATTCTTCGCAAACACCATTGGCGTCTTGACGGCCAGCCAGTACCTCAGCGGCATCGTGTGGGGAGGCTACTGCGTTATTGCAACGACGTATGCGTCTGAAGTGCTGCCACTCAGTCTGCGTGGCTTCCTCACCGGTTACATCAATCTGTGCTACGTTATGGGCCAATTCATCCAAACAGGTATCACTCGTGGCTTCATCAACCGGCCCGACCAGTGGGCATACCGAATCCCCTTTGCTATCCAGTGGGCATGGCCTGTCGTCTTGCTTGCCGGTCTGCCATTTGCCCCTGAGTCGCCTTGGTGGCTGATCCGACAgaacaagatggaaaaggccgagcAATCCCTCAAGAAGCTTGTTCAGCCAGACTccggcatcaacaccaaggaTACGCTTGCCATGATGGTCAAGACAGATCTTCTGGAGCGAGAGCTGGAAGTTGGCACCACTTATGCTGATTGCTGGAAGGGGCCCAACCGACGACGCATGGAGATTTGCATCTTGTTGTTTGTCATCCAGAACTTTAGCGGTAACCCAGTCGGCTTTGCAACCTACTTTTTCGAACAAATCGGCCTCAACAATGTGCAAGCATTCGACATGGGAGTTGGCCTCAACGGAGTTGGATTTGTCGGCACTCTTCTGTCCGCAATTCCTCTCATCTATCTTGGTCGCCGTCCCGCCTACATCTTCGGTCTCAGCTTCATGGTCACTAtactcttcatcgtcgctcttTTGAGTTTCGCTCACGATTATACAACCAAGCTCTCCTACCGCTGGGCTCAGGCTACTTTGCTGATTATCCTTCAGTTTGTCTGGCAGGCAACCCTCGGCCCGCTGACATACGTCGTCGTCTGCGAGACGCCATCCACGAAGCTGCGAGCCAAGAcaattgccattgccacgATGATTGATGCTGTTACCGGATTAGTTACCTCTGTTATTGGACCGTATCTGCTCAACCCGGGTGCTGCAGGCGCCGGAGCCAAGATTGAATTCTTGTATGGCGGCATTTCAGTCTTTTCTCTTATCTGGACCATCTTTAGAATG CCCGAGACCAAAGGCAGAACGTACGAAGAGCTGGACATCATGTTTGAGAGAAACGTACCCGCAAGGAAATTTGCTACATAcaagattgaagaagaggatataCACGTATAA
- a CDS encoding uncharacterized protein (EggNog:ENOG41~CAZy:GH95) — MSSEHRLYYTTPSTSFPTSLALGNGRFAASVLSSPEHETFLLNEVTFWSGEARNAGEGLAERPEDPKAELRKTQNCYLNGDYAQGKKRAEKYLESKKNNFGTNLGVGKLDIAVTGHGNPADIQDFERELRFDEAITETRYKVNGHQYKRRAFLSHPHQVLVIQFDGDDLSGLEVAVSVQGENEAFTSKVNSESRLEFDAQALETVHSDGTCGVKGFGIVAAKVNEGKVEQKDGKLTISAQKSITIFVAFNTDYNESRNEWRERTLLQIEDVLQLPIDDLLKEHLGDYQPLYRRMDIRLGPKSNPNSNIPTDQRRGNFESSGYADPGMFALYFHYSRYLTIAGTREDSPLPLHLQGLWNDGEACKMGWSCDYHLDINTQMNYFAILNSGLADLMKPLYKYIFKLAVKGQQTARTCYGSREGWVAHVFSNAWGFTDPGWEISYGLNVTGGLWMAAPLIEMYEYTLDDGLMMTNLWPLLFGATKFWLDYMIEDPKTGWLLTGPSVSPENSFFVVNEDGTKEEHSADLSPTLDVVLLRDLFAFCEYFAGKLKTMTGFPWDEDIKEYQKVLAKLPPLQIGKNGQLQEWLHDYEEAQPYHRHLSHTMALCRSALISARHQPDLAEAVRVSLERRQGRDDLEDIEFTAALFALNYARLGDAEKAVAQVGHLVGELSFDNLLSYSKPGVAGAEKNIFVIDGNFGGAAAIAEMLIRSIIPRLGRPVEIDLLPALPAAWSEGSVSGMRIRGGLEASFAWSKGKLEGVTFKASRPSSLVVFYGEHRFETAFEEAEVIQLGPSLQNWSR, encoded by the coding sequence ATGTCTTCAGAACATAGGCTCTATTACACTACGCCTTCAACGAGCTTCCCTACCTCTCTGGCCCTTGGCAATGGCCGGTTTGCTGCCTCAGTGCTTTCCTCTCCAGAGCATGAGACATTTTTGTTGAATGAAGTTACTTTTTGGTCCGGAGAAGCTCGAAATGCGGGCGAGGGATTGGCTGAACGGCCTGAAGATCCCAAGGCCGAACTGAGGAAAACGCAAAACTGTTATCTCAATGGGGACTATGCtcaagggaagaagagggcagaAAAGTACCTCGAGAGCAAGAAGAATAATTTCGGAACCAACCTTGGAGTTGGGAAGCTTGATATCGCTGTCACCGGCCATGGAAATCCTGCCGATATTCAAGATTTCGAGAGAGAATTACGCTTTGACGAGGCTATAACTGAAACGAGATATAAAGTCAACGGCCACCAGTATAAGCGAAGAGCTTTTCTAAGCCATCCACACCAAGTCCTGGTGATACAatttgatggcgatgatctGAGTGGGCTCGAAGTTGCCGTCAGTGTGCAAGGCGAAAATGAGGCGTTTACTTCCAAAGTAAACAGCGAGTCAAGGCTGGAGTTTGATGCGCAAGCTCTCGAGACTGTGCACAGCGATGGAACCTGCGGCGTCAAAGGCTTCGGTATCGTTGCCGCAAAGGTTAATGAAGGGAAGGTTGAGCAGAAGGACGGCAAGCTTACCATTTCGGCACAAAAGAGCATAACGATATTTGTGGCCTTCAATACCGATTATAACGAATCGCGCAATgagtggagagagagaactCTTCTACAAATAGAAGACGTTCTCCAGCTTCCTATTGATGATCTTTTGAAAGAACATCTGGGAGATTATCAGCCGCTCTATCGACGGATGGACATCAGGCTGGGGCCCAAGTCCAACCCCAACTCCAACATCCCCACAGACCAGCGTCGGGGCAACTTTGAGTCCTCAGGATATGCTGATCCTGGAATGTTTGCACTTTATTTCCACTATTCGCGGTACCTCACAATCGCTGGAACACGCGAAGACTCCCCCCTACCACTTCATCTACAGGGCTTATGGAACGATGGCGAGGCCTGCAAGATGGGCTGGAGCTGTGATTACCATCTCGACATTAACACGCAGATGAACTACTTTGCAATTCTGAACAGTGGCCTGGCGGATCTCATGAAACCTCTCTACAAATACATCTTCAAACTTGCTGTCAAGGGCCAACAGACTGCTCGCACGTGTTACGGCTCCCGTGAAGGCTGGGTAGCTCACGTCTTCAGCAACGCGTGGGGCTTTACGGATCCTGGCTGGGAGATATCATACGGGCTCAATGTCACGGGCGGCCTTTGGATGGCAGCGCCTCTGATTGAGATGTATGAGTATACCCTGGATGATGGGCTCATGATGACCAACTTATGGCCGCTACTGTTCGGTGCAACGAAATTCTGGCTTGACTATATGATTGAAGATCCCAAAACCGGTTGGCTACTCACTGGCCCATCTGTAAGCCCGGAAAACAGCTTCTTCGTTGTCAATGAAGATGGTACAAAGGAAGAGCACTCGGCTGACCTGTCGCCTACTCTTGATGTTGTCTTGCTTCGCGACCTCTTTGCGTTTTGCGAGTACTTTGCTGGCAAGTTGAAAACTATGACGGGCTTCCCTTGGGATGAAGATATCAAGGAATATCAAAAGGTATTGGCCAAGCTGCCACCGCTCCAAATTGGCAAAAATGGCCAGCTTCAAGAGTGGCTGCATGATTATGAGGAGGCACAGCCCTACCACCGACATCTTTCTCACACCATGGCTTTGTGTCGGTCCGCTTTAATCTCAGCTAGGCATCAGCCTGATTTGGCAGAGGCGGTGCGTGTGTCACTTGAGCGAAGGCAAGGCCGCGACGATCTTGAAGACATTGAGTTTACGGCCGCTCTTTTCGCTCTCAATTATGCTCGGTTGGGAGATGCTGAGAAGGCTGTTGCTCAAGTTGGCCATCTAGTGGGCGAGCTGAGTTTCGACAACCTACTTAGTTACAGTAAGCCCGGTGTAGCTGGTGCCGAGAAGAACATATTCGTCATTGATGGAAACTTTGGTGGTGCTGCAGCCATTGCTGAGATGCTGATACGGTCAATTATTCCTCGCTTGGGAAGACCGGTTGAGATAGATTTGCTTCCAGCCCTGCCTGCAGCTTGGTCGGAAGGATCGGTGAGCGGGATGCGTATTCGAGGAGGATTGGAAGCTAGTTTTGCGTGGTCTAAAGGGAAGCTGGAAGGTGTAACGTTTAAGGCGTCTAGGCCTTCATCTCTGGTTGTGTTTTATGGCGAGCACCGATTCGAAACGGCTTTTGAGGAAGCAGAGGTTATTCAGCTGGGGCCGTCGCTACAGAATTGGAGCAGGTAG
- a CDS encoding uncharacterized protein (EggNog:ENOG41~TransMembrane:1 (o254-274i)), producing the protein MKSTRYATSRQKACQQCSAAKAKCDRREKCCSRCAQRGLSCVYVNTTGGPIPFSSSFARSSGGPLLSPERDDVSTPTQGTPQDPPTPSIHPALADNNSIIEFSPTIPAAAPTRLQLPVAQPSSPFFPTPALQPDMLEFSNLGLVCPINAEEISNRWLNAYIPIPGQSVKNYPPTVSAFIYRILKSYTGMAIHGRGFPPFVHGSQLTGLSQPLTTCLSIIRICDRPLLGSENVMAEILQREMNSLYEQRETFDDLSLLSAFQAFLMYTMVLFFKLSQGTSPFLRQAMMNLQELACVTSRRGLMCLSEQQRTRPKWESWIIAEAKRRTLYTMYLFDSVLSSEDGLPTFLGTELEGLPAAASRDLWVAPTRRDWEAAYNVHLAEWVEGSLCIDELWPIPEGLSESLIAKRRHRVDNWLENLDEFGIMLYTVTSCTHGG; encoded by the coding sequence ATGAAATCGACAAGATACGCAACATCTCGGCAAAAGGCCTGTCAACAGTGCTCAGCAGCCAAGGCAAAATGCGACCGTCGAGAGAAATGCTGTTCACGATGTGCCCAACGAGGCCTGTCCTGTGTCTATGTCAACACCACAGGCGGGCCGATtcccttctccagcagcttcgcgCGCAGTTCCGGCGGTCCTCTGCTGAGTCCTGAGCGCGACGATGTGTCGACTCCAACGCAAGGCACTCCTCAAGATCCGCCGACGCCTTCAATCCACCCGGCCTTGGCTGATAACAACTCAATCATTGAGTTCTCACCAACtatccctgctgctgcccctaCAAGGCTTCAATTACCAGTTGCGCAGCCTTCAAGTCCTTTTTTCCCAACACcagcgctgcagccagaCATGCTCGAGTTTTCCAATCTCGGTCTTGTGTGTCCAATTAACGCCGAAGAAATCAGCAACCGCTGGCTCAATGCGTACATTCCCATCCCCGGCCAAAGCGTCAAAAACTACCCGCCTACGGTATCCGCGTTCATCTATCGCATCTTAAAGTCTTACACCGGGATGGCCATACACGGCCGCGGATTCCCGCCATTTGTACACGGCTCTCAGTTGACGGGGCTAAGCCAACCACTCACCACTTGTCTGAGCATCATACGGATATGCGATAGACCATTGCTAGGCAGTGAAAACGTGATGGCAGAGATTCTGCAAAGAGAGATGAATAGTCTATATGAGCAGCGTGAGACTTTCGATGACCTTTCGCTTCTCAGCGCATTTCAGGCTTTTCTCATGTACACAATGGTCTTATTCTTCAAGCTCAGCCAAGGCACCAGTCCATTTCTTCGTCAGGCCATGATGAATCTACAAGAGCTGGCATGCGTGACATCTCGCCGTGGCCTCATGTGCTTAtccgagcagcagcgcacaCGCCCCAAATGGGAAAGTTGGATTATAGCCGAGGCTAAACGGCGAACGCTCTATACCATGTATCTCTTTGATAGCGTTCTTTCATCTGAAGACGGGCTGCCGACGTTTCTCGGCACCGAGTTGGAGGGATTACCAGCTGCGGCCAGCAGAGACCTTTGGGTTGCTCCGACAAGGCGGGACTGGGAAGCGGCTTATAATGTGCATTTAGCAGAGTGGGTTGAGGGTAGTCTCTGCATTGATGAGTTGTGGCCTATACCCGAGGGACTGAGTGAGTCTCTCATTGCGAAAAGGCGGCATAGAGTGGACAACTGGTTGGAGAATTTGGATGAGTTTGGGATTATGCTCTACACAGTGACTAGCTGTACGCATGGGGGATAA
- a CDS encoding uncharacterized protein (EggNog:ENOG41) produces the protein MTASTDSNGIGSPLTFGKNYAVLNLDFMNILFDIAKSAPEGQQFVSNCTRWVDAVHKKDARPLNIFTTLYFSTPSQAELPAGAPFTKLVNNFAQFDEHSPIVKVPSYLNVDDKDIVLQKIRWYGGAGNDLEGILKRNNIDTVIISGLSLSGAVMSTIYRLFDLDYTVYVISDNVLELPVPHHKQYSAVLLGSLMKKMNLPVITLEEALQALERS, from the exons ATGACTGCCTCTACGGACTCCAACGGCATCGGCAGCCCATTAACATTCGGCAAAAACTACGCCGTCTTGAATCTCGATTTTATGAATATTCTATTCGACATTGCCAAGAGTGCCCCAGAAGGACAACAATTTGTGTCAAACTGTACTCGCTGGGTTGACGCTGTGCATAAGAAAGATGCTCGACCTCTGAACATCTTCACGACTCTATATTTCTCTACTCCTTCTCAGGCCGAACTCCCCGCTGGAGCCCCTTTTACCAAACTGGTAAACAATTTCGCTCAATTCGATGAGCACAGTCCCATCGTAAAGGTCCCATCGTACCTCAATGTTGACGATAAAGATATTGTGCTTCAAAAGATACGGTGGTATGGAGGCGCGGGGAATGATTTAGAGGGCATTCTCAAAAGGAACAACATCGACACAGTTATCATT TCCGGGCTTAGTCTTTCCGGTGCTGTCATGAGCACAATCTATCGACTATTTGATTTGGATTACACCGTCTACGTGATTTCCGACAACGTGTTGGAGCTGCCAGTCCCGCATCACAAACAGTATTCTGCTGTACTACTAGGATCTCTCATGAAAAAAATGAATTTGCCAGTCATTACGCTGGAAGAAGCTCTGCAAGCCTTAGAACGTTCATAA
- a CDS encoding uncharacterized protein (EggNog:ENOG41~TransMembrane:12 (i41-62o74-96i108-125o131-155i167-191o197-217i284-305o317-339i385-404o410-438i450-468o474-496i)), translating to MSSTSKDNLDPERSSPTAETPPPAATEPTEPYSIFDSRQRALIVVIVSTAATFSGFASNIYFPALPTIAHDLNVSVELVNLTVTSYLIFQGIAPSLWGPVSDVKGRRVAYCCTFLVFIGACIGLANTRNYAILIVLRCLQSTGSASTIAIGSGVIGDVTTRANRGSLMGIFQAGLLVPVAIGPVIGGAIAGSLGWRAIFWFLTAYGGGFLLVLILLLPETLRSIVANGSRTPSSLIGRYPLNMYQKFSKIEWNPESSAAAPDAKKRIDIIGPFRILISKHATPIIIFLAIYYAVWQMSITAMSTLFEEKYGLKETQIGLTFIANGVGSMIGTLITGKILDMDYKKVKAAYEAQVAQGDLENGSGPTHSISKDEDDFPIEKARLRLVPVFSIIQCLSILLFGWTIQYPHRVHIAVPIVSTFITGWTAVSTQSIIMTYLVDIFSDRSAAASASLNLARCLFAAGGTSIVMPMVNGIGVGLAFTICVIVQFVALIGPAIQWRFAAGWRKQSKAQKN from the exons atgtcatcaacatcaaaggACAACCTCGATCCTGAGAGATCCTCGCCCACGGCAgaaacaccaccaccagcagctaCAGAACCAACTGAGCCTTACAGTATCTTTGATAGTCGGCAAAGGGCATTGATTGTAGTAATTGTCTCCACAGCTGCTACTT TCTCCGGATTCGCATCCAACATTTACTTTCCCGCGCTACCAACCATCGCTCATGATCTCAATGTTTCCGTCGAGCTCGTCAATCTCACTGTCACTTCCTATCTCATATTTCAAGGAATCGCCCCGAGTCTGTGGGGTCCCGTATCCGATGTGAAAGGACGTCGAGTCGCATATTGCTGCACGTTTCTTGTCTTCATTGGGGCATGCATTGGCCTTGCAAACACAAGAAACTATGCGATATTGATTGTCCTTAGATGCCTCCAGAGCACTGGTAGCGCGAGTACAATTGCTATTGGGTCTGGTGTAATTGGAGATGTCACTACTCGCGCGAATCGTGGAAGTCTCATGGGTATATTCCAAGCTGGCCTACTGGTTCCTGTTGCCATTGGCCCTGTGATTGGAGGTGCAATTGCTGGATCTCTAGGATGGAGAGCCATCTTCTGGTTTCTTACGGCCTACGGTGGTggctttcttcttgttctgaTTTTGCTTCTCCCTGAAACACTACGATCCATCGTCGCGAATGGCAGTCGAACACCCTCATCTCTGATAGGAAGATATCCTCTCAACATGTATCAGAAGTTTTCGAAGATTGAATGGAATCCCGAATCatcagcggcagcaccagACGCAAAAAAGCGCATCGACATTATTGGCCCGTTTCGCATACTCATCAGCAAACATGCGACTCCTATCATCATTTTCCTTGCGATATACTACGCCGTCTGGCAAATGAGCATCACAGCCATGTCAACTCTCTTTGAAGAGAAATACGGCTTGAAGGAGACACAGATTGGATTGACATTTATTGCAAACGGAGTGGGCTCTATGATTGGAACACTCATCACTGGTAAAATCCTCGACATGGATTACAAGAAGGTCAAAGCTGCCTACGAGGCCCAAGTGGCCCAAGGAGATCTTGAAAACGGCAGTGGACCAACGCATTCCATCtccaaagacgaagatgatttTCCTATTGAGAAGGCCCGACTCCGTTTGGTTcccgtcttctccatcatccagtGTTTATCTATCCTCCTGTTCGGCTGGACGATTCAATACCCCCATCGCGTGCACATTGCTGTCCCAATCGTCTCTACTTTCATCACGGGTTGGACTGCTGTGTCTACTCAATCCATTATCATGACATATCTTGTCGACATCTTCTCGGACCGGAGTGCCGCTGCTAGTGCCAGTCTGAACCTTGCCAGAtgtctttttgctgctggcggtacAAGTATCGTCATGCCAATGGTGAATGGCATTGGCGTCGGACTGGCATTCACAATCTGCGTCATTGTTCAGTTTGTTGCTCTAATAGGCCCAGCCATCCAGTGGAGATTTGCCGCAGGTTGGAGAAAGCAGTCCAAAGCGCAAAAGAACTAA